A region from the Aegilops tauschii subsp. strangulata cultivar AL8/78 chromosome 5, Aet v6.0, whole genome shotgun sequence genome encodes:
- the LOC109746235 gene encoding uncharacterized protein, whose amino-acid sequence MADAPLYKQRRRYTRELHDVDLHDNHKLHVICTSKGEDVDKMLSTLRRKLGGMPVKLVGVDVEYTHYMKPQRATLLQLCVEKECLVYHISAAKDRPMELDKFLMNGEYTVVRFAIEGDKSKLKLYGLEINSDNYIDI is encoded by the exons ATGGCGGATGCACCTCTTTACAAGCAGCGCCGCAGGTACACCAGGGAGCTCCACGACGTCGACCTCCACGACAACCACAAGCTCCACGTCATTTGCACAAGCAAGGGTGAAGACGTGGACAAGATGCTGTCCACGCTCAGGAGGAAGCTCGGCGGAATGCCCGTCAAACTAGTCGGCGTTGATGTCGAGTACACGCACTACATGAAGCCACAGCGGGCAACATTGCTCCAGCTATGCGTAGAAAAAGAATGCCTTGTCTACCACATCTCTGCAGCTAAAGACAG GCCAATGgaactagacaaattcctcatgaATGGTGAGTACACCGTCGTCAGATTCGCCATTGAAGGAGACAAAAGCAAACTGAAGCTATATGGTTTGGAGATCAACTCCGACAACTACATTGATATTTAG